The following proteins are encoded in a genomic region of Populus nigra chromosome 16, ddPopNigr1.1, whole genome shotgun sequence:
- the LOC133676084 gene encoding malate synthase, glyoxysomal yields MGPATYENHYAPPNMKKFGYDAPEGVEIRGRYDGEFAVILTKDALQFVADLQREFRNRIKYAMECRKEAKRRYSEGALPGFDPATRYIREGGWTCAPVPPAVADRKVEITGPVERKMIINALNSGAKVFMADFEDALSPSWENLMRGQVNLKDAVDGTITFHDKVRNRVYKLNNQTAKLFVRPRGWHLPEAHILIDGEPATGCLVDFGLYFYHNYAAFRRIQGAGFGPFFYLPKMENSREAKIWNCVFEKAEKMAGIERGSIRATVLIETLPAVFQMNEILYELRDHSVGLNCGRWDYIFSYVKTFQDHPDRLLPDRVQVGMTQHFMKSYSDLLIWTCHRRGVHAMGGMAAQIPIRDDPEANNEALELVRKDKLREVRAGHDGTWAAHPGLIPACMEVFSNNMGNTQNQIQSMKREDASTTTEEDLLQRPRGSRSLEGLRLNTRVGIQYLAAWLTGTGSVPLYNLMEDAATAEISRVQNWQWLKYGVELDGDGLGVQVNNDLFGKVVEEEMARIEREVGKEKFKRGMYKEACKIFARQCTAPTLDDFLTLNAYENIVIHHPMGSSSRL; encoded by the exons ATGGGACCTGCAACTTATGAGAATCACTATGCACCGCCCAATATGAAGAAGTTTGGCTATGATGCTCCTGAAGGAGTTGAAATTAGAGGCAGATATGACGGAGAGTTTGCAGTGATCCTTACCAAGGATGCTTTGCAATTTGTTGCTGATTTGCAGAGAGAGTTTAGGAACCGCATCAAGTATGCAATGGAGTGTCGCAAGGAAGCCAAAAGGAGGTACAGTGAGGGGGCTTTACCAGGGTTTGATCCAGCTACAAGGTACATAAGGGAGGGGGGGTGGACATGCGCACCTGTCCCTCCAGCTGTTGCTGATAGGAAGGTGGAGATTACAGGTCCAGTGGAGAGGAAAATGATCATCAATGCTCTCAATTCTGGAGCTAAAGTTTTCATG GCTGACTTTGAAGATGCACTGTCACCAAGTTGGGAGAACCTTATGAGAGGACAAGTTAACCTGAAGGATGCTGTTGATGGGACTATTACCTTTCACGACAAGGTCAGGAACAGGGTTTATAAGCTGAATAACCAGACAGCCAAGTTGTTTGTCCGCCCACGAGGTTGGCATCTACCTGAGGCGCACATTCTCATTGATGGAGAACCTGCAACTGGTTGCCTTGTGGACTTTGGCCTTTACTTTTACCACAATTATGCAGCATTCCGTCGGATTCAGGGTGCAGGGTTCGGGCCTTTCTTCTATCTCCCTAAGATGGAGAATTCAAG GGAGGCTAAGATATGGAACTGTGTGTTTGAGAAAGCAGAGAAGATGGCAGGAATTGAAAGGGGAAGCATCAGGGCCACTGTCCTAATCGAAACACTTCCAGCTGTTTTCCAAATGAATGAAATCCTCTACGAACTAAGGGATCACTCTGTTGGCTTGAACTGCGGAAGATGGGATTACATCTTCAGCTATGTCAAGACATTCCAGGATCACCCAGATCGCCTTCTACCAGACAGGGTTCAAGTTGGCATGACTCAGCACTTCATGAAGAGTTACTCCGATCTCCTTATCTGGACATGCCATAGGCGTGGTGTCCATGCGATGGGCGGCATG GCAGCTCAGATTCCAATCAGAGACGATCCAGAGGCGAATAATGAAGCACTAGAACTCGTGCGAAAGGACAAGCTAAGAGAGGTTCGAGCAGGACATGATGGAACATGGGCAGCCCACCCTGGACTTATCCCAGCTTGCATGGAAGTCTTCTCAAACAACATGGGAAACACGCAAAACCAAATCCAATCCATGAAGCGCGAAGATGCATCGACCACAACAGAGGAAGACCTCTTACAGAGGCCAAGAGGGTCCCGATCATTGGAAGGTCTCCGCCTAAACACCCGTGTAGGAATCCAGTACTTAGCAGCATGGCTAACTGGAACTGGCTCAGTCCCTCTCTACAACCTCATGGAAGACGCTGCCACTGCAGAAATCAGCAGAGTTCAGAACTGGCAATGGCTTAAATATGGAGTGGAACTTGACGGAGATGGCCTTGGAGTGCAAGTTAACAATGATCTGTTCGGGAAAGTGGTGGAAGAGGAAATGGCTAGGATTGAAAGGGAAGTCGGGAAAGAGAAATTCAAGAGGGGAATGTACAAGGAGGCCTGCAAGATTTTCGCAAGGCAATGCACAGCACCTACACTAGATGATTTTCTAACCCTGAATGCTTATGAAAATATCGTCATCCATCACCCTATGGGATCATCATCCCGCCTCTAA
- the LOC133675794 gene encoding uncharacterized protein LOC133675794, with translation MAVAYPQTDNSSSTTQIPLIYEDQGDEAHLSKSLNHLETFLRVFGFCQYSFLSLILSWLSFLLLGIALPAVMIEYLSHCTDCKKYQISSFEIQVLVFQSLVATISLACVSHNLRKYGIRKFLFVDRFHGHMAQYRDEYVKKINGFFRLLAVWLLPFLVLKTIREAVRVIYAPHHSWGQSVGILIALVVSWTYSITIYLSGCTLFNLVCNFQVIHFENYGKLLERDLDVTQYIEEHIRLTHYLSKISHRFRIFFVLELLVVTASQVVALFQTTWHSEIINLINGGDFVISSIVELVGLIISLQAAAKITHRAQGTGSVAAKWHSLVTCASDDTSQVEIGTNSGGSEAANPSNLLHINYSESDLEAVDYVPVPTTNQLASYMSSYHKRQSFVMYLQSNPGGFTVFGWTVDRTLINTIFFLEISLVLFVLGKTVTLYHS, from the exons ATGGCAGTTGCTTACCCGCAAACAGATAACTCATCTTCTACGACGCAAATCCCTCTCATATATGAAGACCAAGGAGATGAAGCCCATCTCTCCAAGTCTTTAAACCATTTAGAGACCTTTTTAAGGGTCTTTGGCTTTTGTCAGTATTCCTTTTTAAGCCTCATACTCTCATGGCTTTCTTTTCTGCTTCTTGGTATTGCTCTTCCTGCTGTCATGATCGAGTATTTGTCTCACTGTACTGACTGTAAGAAGTACCAAATTAGTAGCTTTGAGATTCAGGTTTTGGTGTTTCAGTCTTTAGTTGCTACCATTTCTCTTGCTTGTGTTTCACATAACTTGAGGAAGTATGGGATCAGGAAGTTTCTATTTGTGGACCGGTTTCATGGACATATGGCACAGTATCGTGATGAATATGTCAAGAAGATCAAT GGTTTCTTCCGCTTGTTGGCTGTATGGCTGCTACCGTTCCTCGTCCTGAAGACTATCCGCGAGGCTGTTCGTGTAATATATGCTCCACACCATTCTTGGGGACAATCTGTTGGTATTCTGATAGCTTTGGTTGTCTCGTGGACCTATTCGATTACTATATATTTATCAGGCTGTACTTTATTCAATTTAGTATGCAATTTTCAAGTGATTCACTTTGAGAATTATGGGAAGCTTTTAGAAAGGGATTTGGATGTTACACAGTATATTGAGGAACACATTCGTCTAACACATTATCTGTCTAAGATAAGCCATAGGTTCCGAATATTTTTCGTTCTTGAGCTCCTGGTTGTGACAGCTAGCCAGGTTGTGGCGTTATTTCAAACTACATGGCATAGTGAAATTATCAATCTCATCAATGGTGGTGATTTTGTG ATCTCGTCTATAGTTGAGCTTGTTGGGTTAATAATTTCCCTGCAAGCTGCTGCGAAAATCACACATCGAGCTCAAGGCACTGGATCGGTTGCTGCTAAATGGCATTCTTTAGTTACATGTGCCTCTGATGACACTTCTCAAGTGGAAATAGGCACTAACAGTGGAGGCTCGGAGGCTGCCAATCCAAGCAACTTGTTACACATAAATTATTCAGAAAGTGATTTGGAGGCAGTTGACTATGTGCCAGTGCCAACCACTAACCAGTTGGCTTCATACATGTCCTCATATCACAAGAGACAATCGTTTG TGATGTATTTGCAGTCCAATCCTGGTGGGTTTACAGTTTTTGGATGGACAGTTGATCGGACACTCATCAACACTATCTTCTTTTTGGAGATTTCACTAGTTCTTTTTGTACTGGGGAAGACCGTAACTCTCTATCATTCTTGA
- the LOC133675554 gene encoding uncharacterized protein LOC133675554 has protein sequence MDGRGGCCIARYAGGGGAYDMSKVDRIMLRFRPIAPKPSAAPSSAAFVSGGGSSPEISDASPRSGRGKRKYNNTSNGNNTKKCNSGGGSNRKKKVLGEENKVVVDSFVTLPLLPEAPGRKDSPAKEPKSEAGSCSLTPKQVNSTSTWLSFGGNVKDHAGGHNQSVGFGVPADRTVVMPGMMNIVGSCVTLECVTDTWVDVDGLGRTDKEKRVNLEEDTCPGFISDGYGRVTWTNEAYRKMVGRGEGGDHQVFVWLAIKEKAPVTVALGGHQAFTCRVRVQYQKYNTSEVDGKEKSSIITVPCDVWRMDTGGFAWRLDVKAALCLGR, from the coding sequence ATGGATGGTAGAGGAGGGTGTTGTATTGCAAGATATGCAGGTGGCGGAGGAGCGTACGACATGTCCAAGGTGGACCGGATAATGTTGAGGTTCAGGCCAATAGCGCCTAAACCGTCCGCGGCCCCGTCCTCCGCTGCTTTTGTTTCAGGTGGTGGATCGTCCCCAGAAATCAGTGATGCAAGTCCTAGGTCAGGTAGAGGAAAGAGAAAGTACAACAATACCAGTAATGGTAATAATACCAAGAAGTGTAATAGTGGTGGCGGTagtaatagaaagaaaaaggttttAGGGGAAGAGAATAAGGTAGTAGTTGATTCTTTTGTAACTTTGCCTCTCTTGCCGGAAGCACCTGGCCGGAAAGATTCCCCGGCGAAAGAACCTAAGTCTGAAGCAGGTTCGTGTTCCCTCACGCCAAAGCAAGTTAATAGTACGTCTACGTGGCTTAGTTTTGGTGGCAATGTGAAAGATCATGCTGGTGGTCATAATCAGTCGGTGGGCTTTGGCGTGCCGGCAGATCGGACAGTTGTGATGCCAGGAATGATGAATATAGTGGGGTCATGTGTGACACTTGAATGCGTGACCGACACGTGGGTGGATGTGGATGGTCTAGGGCGTACTGATAAGGAGAAGAGGGTTAATCTGGAGGAGGACACGTGCCCGGGGTTTATATCTGACGGTTATGGGAGAGTTACGTGGACAAACGAGGCGTACAGGAAGATGGTGGGCCGAGGGGAGGGAGGAGATCATCAGGTGTTTGTGTGGTTGGCGATAAAGGAGAAGGCGCCGGTAACGGTAGCATTAGGAGGTCACCAGGCTTTCACGTGCAGGGTAAGGGTGCAATACCAGAAGTATAACACGAGTGAGGTTGATGGGAAGGAGAAGAGTTCGATCATTACGGTGCCGTGTGATGTGTGGAGAATGGATACTGGTGGCTTTGCATGGAGATTAGACGTCAAGGCTGCTCTTTGTCTGGGCCGGTAA
- the LOC133675792 gene encoding cyclin-dependent kinase G1-like, whose translation MAAGRLDVSWRRGGGGGYFDELRRGGDRGVVRKNGYHSSTRVRSFDFKRSGFNCRDEERQCGELWQFNAFGDSPRYEEGEISGNEDGVQLPLEKKRRFSPVVWDAEEKEARISLKNRVFQRSGTQGLNVVSDEDVVKSSFRGGLELVVDEDRVDGGSVDGIESEYPAPQSPSLPPKKDGGYGQDQDQVEEEELPNSRNIAMSRWASDDDSPRDTTLVDDEGMHGEIVCRTNSIEREGCQREVSDRDRSSSPLTDERGYSISFTSEYELQNDAMNVDDIGDENASVNEMEQTDGWIDEPTTTTQRGVNMLEGCRSVFKYERLNEINEGTYGKVYKARDKKTGEFVALKKVKMDVGRDRYLEEYGFPLTSLREINILMSFDHPSIVKVKEVVMGDLDSVFMVMEYMEHDLKGLTQAMKQPFSTSEVKCLMLQLLEGVKYLHDNWVLHRDLKTSNLLLNNKGELKVCDFGMSRQYSSPLKPYTSLVVTLWYRAPELLLGAKQYSTAVDMWSVGCIMAEMLTKEPLFTGKGEIDHLDKIFKTLGTPNETIWPGLSKLPGAKANFVKQPYNQLRKKFPFTPFTGSPVLSDSGFDLLNKLLTYDPEKRITADDALNHPWFHEVPLPKSKESMPTFPPQYAKKRHNQRTMKCLDSRRSSEGRQYQVLSGMYWCISSSGIYSLLYNDPLPSLTHKVLSIDLFSLSLIVLFSLNQLEFRMSAKYSQLS comes from the exons ATGGCGGCAGGGCGGCTCGATGTGTCTTGGAGAAGGGGTGGTGGCGGTGGTTATTTTGATGAGTTGAGGCGGGGTGGTGATCGTGGTGTGGTACGGAAAAATGGGTATCATAGCTCAACAAGAGTGcgtagttttgattttaaaagaaGTGGGTTTAATTGTAGAGATGAAGAGCGACAGTGCGGGGAATTATGGCAATTTAATGCCTTTGGTGATTCCCCGAGGTATGAGGAAGGTGAGATATCAGGGAATGAAGATGGGGTTCAGTTACCTCtagagaagaagaggaggttTTCTCCTGTTGTATGGGACGCAGAGGAGAAAGAAGCGAGGATTTCTTTGAAGAATAGGGTTTTTCAAAGGAGCGGTACTCAGGGTTTAAATGTTGTTTCAGATGAGGATGTCGTTAAAAGTTCTTTCAGAGGAGGATTGGAGCTTGTGGTAGATGAGGATCGTGTGGATGGAGGATCAGTTGATGGTATTGAATCTGAGTATCCAGCTCCTCAGTCTCCTTCATTGCCTCCAAAGAAAGATGGGGGTTATGGCCAAGATCAAGACCAAGTGGAGGAGGAAGAGCTTCCCAATTCACGGAATATAGCCATGTCCCGGTGGGCATCTGATGATGATTCTCCAAGGGATACGACTTTGGTTGATGATGAAGGCATGCATGGAGAAATTGTGTGCAGAACAAATTCCATTGAGAGAGAGGGGTGCCAGAGAGAAGTCTCAGATAGAGATAGATCAAGTTCACCTCTAACGGATGAAAGAGGTTACAGCATCAGCTTTACTTCTGAGTACGAATTGCAAAATGATGCCATGAATGTTGATGATATAGGGGATGAAAATGCCAGTGTTAATGAGATGGAGCAAACTGATGGTTGGATTGATGAGCCCACAACTACTACCCAAAGGGGGGTTAATATGCTAGAGGGTTGTAGAAGTGTGTTCAAGTATGAAAGACTCAATGAAATCAACGAAGGAACCTATGGTAAAGTGTACAAAGCCAGGGACAAGAAGACTGGAGAATTTGTGGCGTTGAAGAAAGTGAAGATGGATGTTGGAAGAGACAGGTACTTGGAAGAATATGGTTTTCCCCTGACATCATTGAGGGAGATTAACATTCTTATGTCTTTTGATCACCCTTCAATTGTAAAAGTTAAAGAAGTTGTGATGGGGGACCTTGATAGTGTTTTCATGGTGATGGAATACATGGAACATGATCTCAAGGGGCTGACACAGGCAATGAAGCAGCCTTTCAGTACAAGTGAAGTCAAATGCTTAATGCTACAGCTTTTGGAAGGTGTCAAGTATCTTCATGATAATTGGGTGCTTCATAGggatttgaaaacatcaaaccTTCTTCTCAACAACAAGGGAGAGTTGAAAGTATGCGACTTCGGGATGTCACGCCAGTATAGTAGCCCATTGAAGCCATATACCTCTCTGGTGGTTACTTTGTGGTACAG GGCACCTGAACTTCTTCTTGGAGCAAAGCAATATTCAACAGCAGTTGACATGTGGTCAGTGGGTTGCATAATGGCTGAAATGTTGACCAAGGAACCCCTATTCACAGGGAAAGGTGAAATTGATCATCTGGACAAG ATCTTCAAGACTCTTGGAACACCAAATGAGACGATTTGGCCCGGGCTATCAAAATTGCCGGGGGCAAAAGCAAATTTTGTTAAGCAACC GTATAATCAGTTACGAAAGAAGTTTCCTTTCACGCCTTTCACAGGATCTCCAGTTCTCTCTGACTCAGGATTTGACTTGTTAAACAAACTCCTAACTTATGACCCGGAGAAG AGAATAACAGCAGATGATGCGCTTAATCATCCTTGGTTTCATGAGGTTCCTCtaccaaaatcaaaagaatccaTGCCTACTTTCCCCCCTCAGTATGCAAAGAAAAG GCATAATCAAAGAACAATGAAATGCCTAGATTCCAGGAGGAGCAGTGAAGGAAGGCAGTACCAGGTGTTATCTGGCATGTATTGGTGCATATCATCCTCTGGGATTTACAGCCTTCTTTATAATGATCCTCTACCCTCTTTGACCCACAAGGTCCTGAGTATTGAccttttttctttgtctttgatTGTTCTGTTCTCTTTGAATCAGCTTGAGTTCCGAATGAGTGCCAAATATTCTCAACTCAGTTAA